The proteins below come from a single Streptomyces sp. SCSIO 75703 genomic window:
- a CDS encoding FAD-dependent oxidoreductase — translation MRRRGAVPVPGRDRRARLLVPAPGRERISGRAPSVAVVGGGIAGLAAATGLAERGVRVVLYEREAVLGGRVSGRPVTLPDGTPATMSRGFHAFFRQYYNLRGLLRRADPALAMLTGLPDYPLRHASGVADSFRRVPRTPPWNALAFAALSPSFTARGLAGLRPAAALPLLDAGTRRVYARLDHVSAHDFLDSVGFPEAARHLAFEVFSRSFFADPKHLSAAEMALMFHVYFLGSSEGLLFDVPREPFPQALWDPLAAHLARHGVEVRTDSPVHTVRPGGPGTRVVVDDSGARPYDAVVLALDTEGLRTVVGRSPDLVGPGWRERVGRLRNAPPFLVSRLWLDRPVAPSRPGFLGTSGYGTLDNVSVLSRWEGEAARWAARTGGSVVELHAYALPSECVRDVEQKRLAGSLHRVYPETRGARTVAEFHEWRADCPLFDIGGHAGRPAVRTPDPAVVVAGDLVRTDLPVALMERAATSGFLAANALLERWGVRGEPLWTVPDRGRWAVLRALARRYGADRA, via the coding sequence GTGAGGCGGCGCGGGGCGGTCCCCGTACCGGGCCGGGACCGGCGGGCGCGGCTGCTGGTCCCCGCTCCGGGGCGGGAGCGGATCTCGGGCCGGGCGCCGTCGGTGGCGGTGGTCGGCGGCGGCATCGCGGGGCTCGCCGCGGCCACCGGGCTCGCCGAACGCGGGGTGCGGGTGGTGCTGTACGAGCGGGAGGCGGTGCTCGGCGGCCGGGTCTCCGGGCGTCCCGTCACGCTGCCCGACGGGACGCCCGCGACGATGAGCCGGGGCTTCCACGCCTTCTTCCGGCAGTACTACAACCTGCGCGGCCTGTTGCGGCGGGCCGATCCGGCGCTCGCGATGCTGACCGGGCTGCCCGACTACCCGCTGCGGCACGCGAGCGGTGTCGCCGACAGTTTCCGCCGGGTGCCGCGCACCCCGCCGTGGAACGCGCTCGCCTTCGCCGCGCTCAGCCCCAGCTTCACCGCGCGCGGCCTGGCGGGCCTGCGGCCGGCCGCCGCCCTGCCGCTCCTCGACGCGGGCACCCGGCGCGTGTACGCGCGGCTCGACCACGTCAGCGCCCACGACTTCCTGGACTCGGTGGGGTTTCCCGAGGCGGCGCGGCACCTCGCCTTCGAGGTGTTCTCACGGAGCTTCTTCGCCGACCCGAAGCACCTGTCGGCCGCCGAGATGGCGCTGATGTTCCACGTCTACTTCCTCGGTTCCAGCGAGGGGCTGCTCTTCGACGTGCCGCGCGAGCCGTTCCCGCAGGCACTGTGGGACCCGCTCGCCGCCCATCTCGCGCGGCACGGTGTCGAGGTGCGCACCGACTCCCCCGTGCACACGGTACGGCCCGGCGGCCCGGGGACCCGGGTCGTGGTGGACGACTCGGGCGCCCGGCCCTACGACGCGGTGGTGCTCGCCCTGGACACCGAGGGGCTGCGGACGGTGGTGGGGCGTTCGCCGGACCTCGTCGGCCCCGGGTGGCGGGAGCGGGTGGGCCGGCTGCGGAACGCCCCGCCGTTCCTGGTCTCCCGGCTCTGGCTCGACCGGCCCGTCGCCCCCTCCCGGCCCGGTTTCCTCGGCACCAGCGGCTACGGCACCCTCGACAACGTCAGCGTGCTCTCCCGTTGGGAGGGCGAGGCGGCGCGCTGGGCGGCCCGCACGGGCGGCTCCGTCGTCGAACTGCACGCCTACGCCCTGCCGTCCGAGTGTGTGCGCGACGTCGAGCAGAAGCGGCTGGCCGGCTCCCTGCACCGGGTGTACCCCGAGACGCGGGGGGCGCGGACCGTCGCCGAGTTCCACGAATGGCGCGCGGACTGCCCGCTGTTCGACATCGGGGGGCACGCCGGCCGGCCGGCGGTGCGCACACCGGACCCGGCCGTGGTGGTCGCCGGGGACCTGGTCCGCACGGATCTGCCGGTGGCCCTGATGGAACGCGCGGCC
- a CDS encoding methyltransferase domain-containing protein: MPLLRDAALAAAFDHGADRYDRLVALNPGYHAQLRRSARRLAAADGGGARRLLDLGCGTGASTAALAAAFPGAEVVGVDASAGMLRRAGAKRWPSRVRFVHAPAEGLDRAEAGGPFDAVFAAYLFRNLADPDAVLASVRGVLVPGGRLAVHDYALSGRRTDRLVWSAVCRGVIVPLGTATGDRGLYGHLRCSVAEFDTAPVFGARLRRAGFRQVRVLPLPGWQTGIAHTFLARRAADGDR, translated from the coding sequence ATGCCCCTGCTCCGCGACGCCGCCCTGGCGGCCGCCTTCGACCACGGCGCCGACCGCTACGACCGCCTGGTCGCGCTGAACCCCGGCTACCACGCCCAGTTGCGCCGCTCCGCCCGCCGGCTGGCCGCGGCGGACGGCGGCGGTGCGCGCCGGCTGCTCGACCTGGGCTGTGGCACGGGCGCCTCCACGGCGGCGCTGGCCGCGGCCTTCCCCGGCGCCGAGGTCGTCGGCGTCGACGCCTCGGCGGGCATGCTGCGCCGGGCGGGCGCCAAGCGCTGGCCGTCGCGGGTGCGGTTCGTGCACGCGCCGGCGGAGGGGCTGGACCGCGCGGAGGCGGGCGGCCCGTTCGACGCCGTCTTCGCCGCCTACCTGTTCCGCAACCTCGCCGACCCGGACGCGGTGCTCGCCTCGGTGCGCGGGGTGCTGGTGCCGGGCGGGCGGCTGGCGGTGCACGACTACGCGCTCAGCGGGCGGCGTACGGACCGGCTGGTGTGGTCGGCGGTGTGCCGGGGCGTCATCGTGCCGCTGGGCACGGCCACCGGCGACCGCGGGCTGTACGGGCACCTGCGGTGCAGCGTCGCGGAGTTCGACACCGCGCCGGTGTTCGGGGCGCGGCTGCGGCGGGCCGGTTTCAGGCAGGTGCGGGTGCTTCCGCTGCCGGGCTGGCAGACGGGCATCGCGCACACCTTCCTCGCCCGCCGCGCCGCGGACGGTGACCGGTGA
- a CDS encoding lycopene cyclase family protein has translation MVDADIVVVGAGAAGLSLVHRLPAEAASVVLIGPSGGPLRAPDRTWCFWEAGSGRFDPAVTASWEWLRVRGRDGREVRRHIAPARYKMIRSADFEALVGHDLAGRPGVRRLEAAVDGVKALPDGTARVSAVDTGGGRLALRARWVFDSRPAAPPAARTRLLQHFRGWFVRTRRPVFDPAVVELMDFRTRQPERGLSFGYVLPTGRHTALVEYTEFGPEPLTEAAYDAALARYTDRVLGIGPAQVLGTEQGVIPMTDAGFGRPGGAPGPVFRIGAAGGATRGSTGYTFAAVQRQSEAIARACRSGRPPVPPPAHPARARLMDAVLLRALDTGRVDGPDLFFRLFDRVPAGRLLRFLDGRTRLYEDLAVGVRTPVWPMLRTAAELPWLPRRAATVP, from the coding sequence GTGGTCGACGCGGACATCGTCGTCGTGGGCGCCGGGGCGGCCGGCCTCTCCCTGGTCCACCGGCTCCCGGCCGAGGCGGCCTCCGTGGTGCTGATCGGCCCGTCCGGTGGACCGCTGCGCGCGCCCGACCGCACCTGGTGTTTCTGGGAAGCCGGGTCCGGCCGGTTCGACCCGGCGGTGACCGCGTCCTGGGAGTGGCTGCGGGTGCGGGGCCGGGACGGGCGCGAGGTGCGGCGGCACATCGCCCCCGCCCGCTACAAGATGATCCGCTCCGCCGACTTCGAGGCCCTGGTCGGCCACGACCTTGCCGGGCGCCCCGGGGTGCGGCGCCTGGAGGCCGCGGTGGACGGTGTTAAGGCGCTGCCGGACGGGACCGCGCGCGTGTCGGCCGTGGACACCGGCGGCGGCCGGCTCGCGCTGCGGGCGCGCTGGGTCTTCGACTCCCGCCCGGCCGCTCCGCCCGCCGCCCGGACCCGCCTCCTCCAGCACTTCCGCGGCTGGTTCGTCCGCACCCGCCGGCCGGTCTTCGACCCGGCGGTGGTCGAGCTGATGGACTTCCGCACCCGCCAGCCCGAGCGCGGGCTGTCCTTCGGCTACGTGCTGCCCACCGGCCGCCACACCGCGCTGGTCGAGTACACCGAGTTCGGCCCGGAACCGCTGACCGAGGCGGCCTACGACGCGGCGCTGGCGCGGTACACCGACCGGGTGCTCGGCATCGGCCCCGCCCAGGTGCTCGGCACCGAACAGGGGGTGATCCCGATGACCGACGCCGGCTTCGGCCGCCCCGGCGGGGCGCCGGGCCCGGTGTTCCGGATCGGCGCGGCGGGCGGGGCGACCCGGGGCTCCACCGGGTACACGTTCGCGGCCGTGCAGCGGCAGTCGGAGGCCATCGCCCGCGCCTGCCGCTCCGGGCGCCCCCCGGTGCCGCCCCCCGCGCACCCGGCGCGCGCCCGGCTGATGGACGCGGTGCTGCTGCGCGCCCTGGACACCGGCCGGGTGGACGGCCCGGACCTCTTCTTCCGCCTGTTCGACCGGGTGCCGGCCGGGCGGCTGCTGCGTTTCCTGGACGGGCGGACCCGGCTGTACGAGGACCTCGCGGTCGGCGTGCGCACCCCGGTCTGGCCGATGCTGCGGACCGCGGCCGAGTTGCCCTGGCTGCCGCGCCGCGCCGCCACCGTGCCCTGA
- the crtI gene encoding phytoene desaturase family protein — protein sequence MSPRTVPGRTDHVVVVGAGLAGLSAALHLLGAGRRVTVLERDPLPGGRAGRRDLGGYLLDTGPTVLTMPHLADEAFGAVGERLADHVELLPLHPAYRAAFADGSTLDVHTDGDAMEAEVARFAGPREAAGYRRLRDWLGRLHTVQMRRFIDANFDSPLGLLTPDLARLAALGGFGRLEPRIGRFLTDERLRRVFTFQSLYAGVTPARALAAYAVIAYMDTVAGVHFPRGGVHALPRAMAGAAVRAGADLRLGRDVLRLERSGDRITAVVTADERVPCDAVVLTPDLPVVHRLLGRRPRRPLRLRHAPSAVVLHAGTTRTWPRLAHHTLSFGAAWRRTFDELTRTGTLMTDPSLLITRPTATDPALAPPGRHLHYVLAPCPNTDTGPGARAWEDLAPHYRDRLLATLEHRGLDGLAAAIEEECLVTPADWTAQGHAAGTPFSVAHTFAQTGPFRPRNLVRGTVNAVLAGCGTTPGVGVPPVLVSGKLAAARVTGPPARRPAVVVGALR from the coding sequence ATGAGCCCGCGGACGGTGCCCGGACGCACCGATCACGTCGTGGTCGTCGGCGCCGGACTCGCGGGGCTGTCGGCCGCCCTGCACCTGCTCGGCGCCGGACGCCGCGTGACCGTCCTCGAACGCGACCCGCTGCCCGGCGGCAGGGCCGGTCGCCGCGACCTCGGCGGCTACCTGCTGGACACCGGACCGACCGTGCTGACCATGCCGCACCTGGCCGACGAGGCGTTCGGCGCCGTCGGTGAACGCCTCGCCGACCACGTCGAGTTGCTGCCCCTGCACCCCGCCTACCGGGCGGCCTTCGCCGACGGCTCCACCCTGGACGTGCACACCGACGGGGACGCGATGGAGGCGGAGGTGGCCCGGTTCGCCGGGCCCCGGGAGGCGGCCGGCTACCGGCGGCTGCGCGACTGGCTCGGCCGCCTGCACACCGTGCAGATGCGCCGCTTCATCGACGCCAACTTCGACTCGCCGCTCGGCCTGCTCACCCCCGACCTGGCCCGGCTCGCCGCGCTGGGCGGCTTCGGCCGGCTGGAGCCCCGTATCGGACGGTTCCTGACGGACGAACGGCTCCGGCGGGTCTTCACCTTCCAGTCCCTGTACGCGGGCGTCACCCCGGCACGGGCCCTCGCCGCCTACGCCGTCATCGCCTACATGGACACCGTCGCCGGGGTCCACTTCCCCCGCGGCGGCGTGCACGCCCTGCCGCGCGCCATGGCGGGGGCCGCCGTCCGGGCCGGCGCCGACCTGCGCCTCGGCCGGGACGTCCTGCGCCTGGAACGCTCCGGCGACCGGATCACCGCCGTCGTCACCGCCGACGAACGCGTCCCCTGCGACGCCGTCGTCCTCACCCCCGACCTGCCCGTCGTCCACCGGCTGCTCGGCCGCCGCCCGCGCCGCCCGCTGCGACTGCGGCACGCCCCGTCCGCCGTCGTGCTGCACGCCGGCACCACCCGCACCTGGCCCCGGCTCGCCCACCACACGCTGTCCTTCGGCGCCGCCTGGCGGCGCACCTTCGACGAACTGACCAGGACCGGCACCCTGATGACCGACCCCTCCCTGCTGATCACCCGGCCCACCGCCACCGACCCGGCGCTCGCCCCGCCCGGCCGCCACCTGCACTACGTCCTCGCCCCCTGCCCCAACACCGACACCGGCCCCGGCGCCCGCGCCTGGGAGGACCTGGCACCCCACTACCGCGACCGGCTGCTGGCCACCCTGGAACACCGGGGACTGGACGGCCTCGCCGCCGCCATCGAGGAGGAGTGCCTGGTGACCCCCGCCGACTGGACCGCGCAGGGACACGCCGCCGGCACGCCCTTCTCGGTCGCCCACACCTTCGCGCAGACCGGCCCGTTCCGCCCCCGCAACCTGGTGCGCGGCACCGTCAACGCGGTCCTGGCGGGTTGCGGCACCACCCCCGGCGTGGGCGTGCCGCCCGTGCTCGTCTCCGGGAAGCTGGCCGCCGCCCGCGTCACCGGTCCGCCGGCCCGCCGCCCCGCCGTCGTCGTCGGCGCGCTCCGATGA
- a CDS encoding phytoene/squalene synthase family protein, with protein MTRRELDAAGITDPALRAAYTRCRRLNARHGRTYFLATRLLPADRRPAVHALYGFARWADEIVDDTGTPATPADRAAALDRLDARLRRALAGQGGAGDPVVSAVAHTAGRYAIDAAHFTDFMASMRCDLTVTEYATYADLRRYMHGSAAVIGLQMLPVLGTVTPRETAAPHAAALGVAFQLTNFLRDVGEDLDRGRVYLPADLLAAHGVDRDRLVRSRRTGRPDRRVTAALRAAEDLTRSVYREAAPGLAMLDPVARPCITTAFVLYRGILDAIADGGYAVLHRRARVSRRRRAAVAGEGLARVLAARLAARTAPASAPAPAPAGAAVPAEAAGAAEEAR; from the coding sequence ATGACCCGCCGCGAACTGGACGCCGCCGGCATCACCGATCCCGCGCTGCGCGCCGCCTACACCCGCTGCCGCCGGCTCAACGCCCGCCACGGGCGCACCTACTTCCTCGCCACCCGCCTGCTGCCCGCCGACCGCCGGCCGGCCGTGCACGCCCTGTACGGATTCGCCCGGTGGGCCGACGAGATCGTCGACGACACTGGGACGCCGGCCACGCCCGCCGACCGCGCCGCCGCCCTCGACCGGCTCGACGCGCGGCTGCGCCGGGCCCTCGCCGGGCAGGGCGGCGCCGGCGACCCGGTGGTGAGCGCCGTCGCCCACACCGCCGGGCGGTACGCCATCGACGCGGCCCATTTCACCGACTTCATGGCCTCCATGCGCTGCGACCTCACCGTCACCGAGTACGCCACCTACGCGGACCTGCGCCGCTACATGCACGGCTCGGCCGCCGTCATCGGCCTGCAGATGCTGCCGGTCCTCGGCACCGTCACGCCCCGGGAGACGGCCGCCCCGCACGCCGCCGCGCTCGGCGTCGCCTTCCAGCTCACCAACTTCCTGCGCGACGTCGGCGAGGACCTGGACCGGGGCCGCGTCTACCTCCCGGCGGACCTGCTGGCGGCGCACGGCGTCGACCGGGACCGGCTCGTCCGGAGCCGCCGCACCGGACGCCCCGACCGGCGGGTGACCGCCGCGCTGCGCGCCGCCGAGGACCTGACCCGCTCCGTCTACCGGGAGGCCGCCCCCGGCCTGGCGATGCTGGACCCCGTCGCCCGGCCCTGCATCACCACGGCGTTCGTCCTCTACCGGGGCATCCTCGACGCCATCGCCGACGGCGGCTACGCGGTCCTGCACCGCCGGGCCCGGGTGTCCCGGCGGCGCCGCGCGGCCGTCGCGGGGGAGGGGCTGGCCCGGGTGCTGGCCGCCCGGCTCGCCGCGCGCACCGCTCCCGCATCGGCCCCGGCGCCCGCGCCCGCCGGGGCCGCCGTACCGGCGGAGGCCGCCGGCGCCGCCGAGGAGGCCCGATGA
- a CDS encoding DUF5914 domain-containing protein has product MTAPRPARLPLRLRRRPVPWRRQRPTWREARPALIAGALARAVARPSGNWYVLGASPGPREARPLAGTVAGTEIVVWRDVDGRPVGGPGACPHLGAPLAEAPVRCGTLVCHWHGLALDGGPVAGWDPLPVHDDGVLTWVRLDAVGGEEPTPAPVVPQRPPADGTLTSVWRGAGTCDPEDVVANRLDPWHGAWYHPHSFVDLTVVEAPDGTGDDRFVVDVSFRLTRRLVVPVRAEFTAPEPRTVVMRITDGEGTGSVVESHATPLGADRHGRPRTAVVEAVLATSGRPGFALLRRLAPGLRPLVRTAAGRLWRDDLAYAERRHHLRARGRFPG; this is encoded by the coding sequence ATGACGGCGCCCCGCCCCGCCCGGCTGCCGCTGCGGCTGCGCCGCCGCCCCGTCCCCTGGCGGCGACAGCGGCCGACCTGGCGCGAGGCCCGGCCCGCGCTCATCGCCGGTGCCCTCGCCAGGGCCGTGGCCCGCCCGTCCGGCAACTGGTACGTCCTCGGCGCCAGCCCCGGCCCGCGCGAGGCACGCCCGCTGGCCGGGACGGTCGCCGGCACCGAGATCGTCGTCTGGCGGGACGTGGACGGGCGGCCGGTCGGGGGACCCGGGGCCTGCCCGCACCTCGGCGCCCCCCTCGCCGAGGCCCCCGTGCGGTGCGGCACCCTCGTCTGCCACTGGCACGGACTCGCCCTGGACGGCGGCCCCGTCGCCGGCTGGGACCCCCTCCCGGTCCACGACGACGGTGTGCTGACCTGGGTACGGCTCGACGCCGTCGGCGGCGAGGAGCCCACCCCCGCCCCGGTGGTCCCCCAGCGGCCCCCGGCCGACGGCACCCTGACCTCGGTTTGGCGCGGCGCCGGCACCTGCGACCCCGAGGACGTGGTCGCCAACCGGCTCGACCCGTGGCACGGCGCCTGGTACCACCCGCACTCCTTCGTCGACCTCACCGTCGTCGAAGCCCCCGACGGCACCGGCGACGACCGGTTCGTCGTCGACGTCTCCTTCCGGCTCACCCGGCGCCTCGTCGTCCCGGTGCGCGCCGAGTTCACCGCGCCCGAGCCCCGTACCGTCGTCATGCGCATCACCGACGGGGAGGGCACCGGGTCGGTGGTGGAGAGCCACGCCACCCCGCTCGGCGCCGACCGCCACGGCCGCCCGCGCACCGCGGTCGTCGAGGCCGTCCTCGCCACCTCCGGGCGGCCCGGGTTCGCGCTGCTGCGCCGGCTCGCGCCCGGCCTGCGCCCCCTGGTGCGGACGGCGGCCGGCCGCCTGTGGCGCGACGACCTCGCCTACGCCGAACGGCGCCACCACCTGCGTGCCCGGGGCCGCTTCCCCGGCTGA
- a CDS encoding MSMEG_6728 family protein, translated as MQTFLPHPGFRDSALALDRRRLGKQRVEALQVLRGLTVPGYGWRRHPAVRMWTGYEEALVRYGLEVCRVWRERGHQDGVAASLVAGLTAGRPGTVPRDQSALARAGELPPWLGDEDFHRSHRSALVRKDPAAYAPLFPGTPDDLPYVWPASDRERGPA; from the coding sequence GTGCAGACCTTCCTGCCGCACCCCGGCTTCCGGGACTCCGCGCTCGCCCTGGACCGCCGCCGTCTCGGCAAACAGCGGGTCGAGGCACTCCAGGTGCTGCGCGGACTGACGGTGCCCGGCTACGGCTGGCGCCGGCACCCGGCGGTCCGGATGTGGACCGGGTACGAGGAGGCCCTGGTCCGCTACGGGCTGGAGGTCTGCCGGGTCTGGCGGGAACGGGGCCACCAGGACGGCGTCGCCGCCTCGCTCGTCGCCGGGCTCACCGCCGGCCGGCCCGGTACCGTGCCCCGCGACCAGTCCGCGCTCGCCCGCGCGGGCGAACTGCCGCCCTGGCTCGGCGACGAGGACTTCCACCGCAGCCACCGCTCGGCCCTCGTCCGCAAGGACCCCGCCGCCTACGCGCCCCTGTTCCCCGGCACCCCCGACGACCTGCCCTACGTGTGGCCGGCCTCGGACCGCGAGCGCGGGCCCGCCTAG
- a CDS encoding trimeric intracellular cation channel family protein: protein MSSEPTPLRVLDLTGTFAFGLNGALTAVRAARLDVVGVIVLGLITALGGGFVRDVLLGSLPPTTLLDWRYYTLAAVGGVIAFALSRHLRRIEGTIEVFDAIGLSTFAVIGAGKALGSGLGAAPAVVLGVVTAVGGGTIRDVLVRQVPTVLRSGLYAIPALVGAGITVLTIRTGVYGLPAALGAAAACFLIRVSGLHFGLDAPQPPGTGRREQSRGTGV, encoded by the coding sequence ATGAGTTCCGAACCCACGCCCCTGCGCGTCCTGGACCTGACCGGCACGTTCGCCTTCGGGCTCAACGGAGCGCTGACCGCGGTGCGAGCCGCGCGGCTGGACGTGGTGGGCGTGATCGTCCTCGGCCTGATCACCGCGCTGGGCGGAGGCTTCGTCCGCGATGTGCTCCTCGGCTCGCTGCCACCCACCACCCTCCTGGACTGGCGCTACTACACGCTCGCCGCCGTCGGCGGGGTGATCGCCTTCGCTCTCAGCCGTCACCTGCGCCGGATCGAGGGGACGATCGAGGTCTTCGACGCGATCGGGCTGAGCACCTTCGCGGTGATCGGCGCGGGCAAGGCGCTGGGGTCCGGGCTCGGCGCCGCGCCCGCGGTGGTGCTCGGGGTGGTCACGGCGGTGGGCGGAGGCACGATCCGCGACGTGCTCGTCCGGCAGGTCCCCACGGTGCTGCGCAGCGGTCTGTACGCCATCCCCGCCCTGGTGGGCGCCGGGATCACCGTCCTCACCATCCGGACCGGCGTGTACGGTCTGCCCGCCGCGCTGGGCGCCGCGGCGGCGTGCTTCCTGATCCGCGTGAGCGGCCTGCATTTCGGTCTCGACGCGCCCCAGCCGCCCGGGACCGGGCGACGCGAGCAGTCGCGTGGCACCGGCGTATAG
- a CDS encoding M20 family metallopeptidase yields MPGSAHLVLDGLHGIRSDLEALYKDLHRYPELGMREERTAKKAADALRESRFEVTEGIGGTGVIGVLANGEGPVVMARADMDALPVRERTGLPYASAVTVTAPDGTGQPVMHACGHDVHVTALLGCARLLARARNAWRGTFVALFQPSEENGDGADAMVGDGLTRKAPRPDVVLAQHVLPYPAGYVGTRPGPFLSAADSLRVTVHGRGAHGSMPEAAVDPVVMAAMIIVRLQTVVSRELAATTPAVLTVGSVHAGSGPNVIPDSAVIQLNVRTYDDATRTRVLRAIERIVRAECEASGATKAPQIETTSSFPPTVNDETATRRVAEAFAAHFGDDAHPIDLQTASEDMSVLARAFGVPFTYWGIGGTDPELYARAVENGTVAQDVPVNHSPTFAPVVQPTLDTGVSAMTVAALAWLGV; encoded by the coding sequence ATGCCCGGTTCCGCCCACCTCGTGCTCGACGGCCTCCACGGCATCCGCTCCGACCTCGAGGCCCTCTACAAGGACCTGCACCGGTACCCCGAACTCGGGATGCGGGAGGAGCGGACGGCGAAGAAGGCGGCCGATGCCCTGCGGGAGTCCCGTTTCGAGGTGACCGAGGGCATCGGCGGCACCGGGGTGATCGGCGTCCTGGCCAACGGGGAGGGCCCCGTCGTCATGGCCCGCGCGGACATGGACGCGCTGCCGGTGAGGGAGCGGACCGGTCTGCCCTACGCCTCCGCTGTCACCGTGACCGCTCCGGACGGCACCGGGCAGCCGGTCATGCACGCCTGCGGCCACGACGTGCACGTGACCGCCCTGCTCGGTTGCGCGCGGCTGCTGGCCCGGGCCAGGAACGCCTGGCGGGGGACCTTCGTGGCGCTCTTCCAGCCCTCCGAGGAGAACGGTGACGGCGCCGACGCCATGGTCGGCGACGGGCTCACCCGGAAGGCACCCCGGCCCGACGTGGTGCTCGCCCAGCACGTGCTGCCCTATCCGGCCGGATACGTCGGCACCCGGCCGGGACCGTTCCTGTCGGCCGCGGACAGTCTGCGTGTCACGGTGCACGGGCGAGGGGCGCACGGCTCCATGCCCGAGGCCGCCGTCGACCCCGTGGTGATGGCGGCCATGATCATCGTGAGGCTGCAGACGGTCGTCTCCCGGGAACTCGCCGCCACCACGCCCGCCGTTCTCACCGTGGGCAGCGTTCACGCCGGCAGCGGCCCCAACGTCATCCCCGACAGCGCCGTCATCCAGCTCAACGTCCGCACCTACGACGACGCCACGCGCACCCGGGTGCTGCGCGCGATCGAGCGCATCGTCCGTGCCGAGTGCGAGGCGTCCGGGGCGACGAAGGCCCCGCAGATCGAGACGACGTCCTCGTTCCCGCCCACCGTCAACGACGAGACCGCGACCCGGAGGGTGGCCGAGGCGTTCGCGGCTCACTTCGGTGACGACGCGCACCCCATCGATCTGCAGACCGCCAGTGAGGACATGTCCGTGCTCGCGCGGGCGTTCGGGGTGCCGTTCACCTACTGGGGCATCGGGGGGACCGACCCCGAGCTGTACGCGCGGGCCGTGGAGAACGGGACCGTGGCCCAGGACGTCCCGGTCAATCACAGCCCCACCTTCGCCCCGGTCGTCCAGCCCACCCTGGACACCGGTGTCAGCGCCATGACCGTGGCAGCGCTCGCCTGGCTCGGCGTCTGA
- a CDS encoding GPP34 family phosphoprotein, with protein MTTARDLMIVALGTPSTPPAGRGDLSLALAGAELIDLRGAEAVTLDGDRVVPGPVPLVDDPLLREAAAALVRQAPYESVEDFLWRRGRDLASAYLAALEADALITRPRRRFRDAPPDVADSAARRRAADRWTSGEPVLTGLAAAAGIGEQPAGERVEELADDQVVTVLAAVNDAVMELEAVRQRRAIEDAAFDNVWRGL; from the coding sequence ATGACCACGGCCCGGGACCTGATGATCGTCGCCCTCGGCACACCGTCCACCCCTCCCGCCGGCCGCGGCGACCTGTCGCTCGCCCTCGCGGGAGCGGAACTGATCGACCTCAGGGGCGCCGAGGCCGTCACGCTGGACGGTGACCGCGTGGTCCCGGGCCCGGTCCCCCTCGTCGACGACCCTCTGCTGCGGGAGGCCGCCGCCGCCCTCGTCCGGCAGGCGCCGTACGAGTCGGTCGAGGACTTCCTGTGGCGGCGGGGCCGCGACCTGGCGTCCGCCTATCTCGCCGCCCTGGAGGCGGACGCGCTGATCACCCGGCCCCGCCGCCGGTTCCGCGACGCCCCGCCGGACGTGGCCGACTCGGCGGCCCGTCGGCGCGCGGCGGACCGCTGGACGTCCGGCGAGCCGGTGCTGACCGGCCTCGCGGCCGCCGCGGGCATCGGCGAACAGCCCGCCGGCGAACGGGTCGAGGAACTCGCGGACGACCAGGTCGTCACCGTGCTGGCCGCCGTCAACGACGCCGTGATGGAACTGGAGGCGGTACGGCAGCGCAGGGCGATCGAGGACGCGGCCTTCGACAACGTCTGGCGAGGACTCTGA